A stretch of Gallus gallus isolate bGalGal1 chromosome 2, bGalGal1.mat.broiler.GRCg7b, whole genome shotgun sequence DNA encodes these proteins:
- the MYL12A gene encoding myosin regulatory light chain 2, smooth muscle minor isoform codes for MSSKRAKTKTTKKRPQRATSNVFAMFDQSQIQEFKEAFNMIDQNRDGFIDKEDLHDMLASLGKNPTDEYLDAMMNEAPGPINFTMFLTMFGEKLNGTDPEDVIRNAFACFDEEATGFIQEDYLRELLTTMGDRFTDEEVDELYREAPIDKKGNFNYIEFTRILKHGAKDKDD; via the exons ATGTCTAGCAAAAGGGCAAAGACGAAGACCACCAAGAAGCGCCCTCAGCGCGCCACGTCCAATGTATTTGCCATGTTTGATCAGTCCCAGATCCAGGAATTCAAGGAGGCCTTCAACATGATTGATCAGAACAGGGATGGCTTCATTGACAAGGAGGACTTGCACGACATGCTTGCCTCCCTCG GGAAGAACCCAACGGATGAATACCTGGATGCCATGATGAACGAGGCTCCAGGGCCCATCAACTTCACAATGTTCCTCACAATGTTTGGTGAGAAACTCAATGGCACTGATCCGGAAGATGTCATCAGGAAtgcttttgcttgctttgaCGAAGAAGCAACAG GGTTTATTCAAGAAGACTACCTGCGGGAGCTGCTGACCACGATGGGAGACAGGTTCACAGATGAAGAGGTAGATGAGCTCTACAGAGAGGCACCAATCGACAAAAAGGGCAATTTCAACTACATTGAATTCACGCGCATCCTTAAACATGGAGCAAAAGACAAGGATGACTGA